CTCGCCCCCCGCCCGCTCCGTGCGCAGCTGCTCCACCTGGCGGCGCAGGATCTCGACCTGGCGGCGCAGGGTCGTGGTGGACTGCTGCTGGCGCTCGATGAGGTCGGCCAGGCGGTACTCGCTGCTCAGGCGGGCCGACGGGTCCGCCGGACGCGACCGCACGACCACCGCGGCCAGGAAGCCGAGGAGGATGCAACCGACGGCGAGGAGCAGGCGGGAGCGCGGCACCGGGTCGCTAGTCTGCCTCCATGGCGAAGCCCGAGCGCAGCCGCCCCAAGGCGAGCGAGCCGTCCACCAAGGGCGCCCGGCGGTCCACGCCGGCGGCCCGGCCGGGCACCGGCCGCGTCACCCCGAAGGGGTCGAACCGGTACACGCCGCCCATCCCCAAGGAGCTGAAGGTCAGCCCCCGCTGGGTGCCGGTCCTCATGTTCACGCTGCTGGTCCTGGGCATGGTCGTGATCGTCGCCAACTACCTCGAGGTGCTGCCCGGCGACGCCAAGAACACGTATCTCTTCCTCGGGCTCG
The DNA window shown above is from Acidimicrobiales bacterium and carries:
- a CDS encoding cell division protein CrgA; amino-acid sequence: MAKPERSRPKASEPSTKGARRSTPAARPGTGRVTPKGSNRYTPPIPKELKVSPRWVPVLMFTLLVLGMVVIVANYLEVLPGDAKNTYLFLGLGFITAGFITATRYR